One Lycium barbarum isolate Lr01 chromosome 5, ASM1917538v2, whole genome shotgun sequence genomic window carries:
- the LOC132640346 gene encoding uncharacterized protein LOC132640346, with product MSEGAVPKLGTTIHITALDGIINVNSLFTFAVFIGLAWNPQDQGNSLSDNQNCFAGPKVAEDLVAFHVYSFSCFLFSSLIALCLKQAIRLAKSAHFPTVFSVDLALINRNALRVGYLVSAAGSVCGSVCLMLALINMVQIKLGVFGCGSKHTYGAVIPLVIFVPLGLLIYVCTVFYAFTR from the coding sequence ATGTCCGAGGGAGCTGTCCCAAAACTCGGCACCACAATCCACATCACAGCCCTTGATGGGATCATCAACGTCAACTCCCTTTTCACATTTGCAGTGTTCATCGGACTAGCTTGGAACCCGCAAGATCAAGGCAACAGTCTCTCCGATAACCAGAACTGTTTCGCGGGGCCCAAGGTCGCCGAGGACCTTGTAGCGTTCCACGTGTACTCATTCAGTTGTTTCCTGTTTTCTAGCCTCATTGCTTTGTGCCTTAAGCAGGCTATTCGACTTGCGAAGTCAGCACATTTCCCTACCGTCTTCTCGGTCGACTTGGCCCTCATCAACAGAAACGCCCTTCGGGTCGGGTACTTGGTCTCTGCTGCGGGTTCTGTTTGCGGGTCGGTGTGTTTGATGCTTGCTCTGATCAATATGGTTCAAATCAAGCTAGGGGTTTTTGGATGTGGGAGCAAACATACCTATGGTGCTGTTATTCCACTTGTGATTTTTGTTCCATTAGGACTCCTTATTTATGTTTGTACTGTGTTTTATGCTTTCACTCGTTAA